Proteins co-encoded in one bacterium genomic window:
- a CDS encoding DUF3536 domain-containing protein, translating into MSALICIHGHFYQPSRENPWLEHVEVDDSAAPYHDWNARIAAECYAPNAAARILDAQGLIERIVNNYSAISFNLGPALAAWLEHNAPEVYGQILRADRDGLAALGYGNAIAHPYTHVILPLASRQDKMTQIRWGIADFTRRFGRPPEGMWLPETAVDRETLAVLAECGIAFTILAPHQAARVRAAPAGEWVEVRPEVLDVTRAYLCRPAAGLRIALFFYDGALSREIAFGSLLNSGEGLAGRLAGVAADAGWAGGRVVHVATDGETYGHHHRFGEMALAYAAEVFERNGSGRLTNYAAFLADHPPTHEAEIRERTSWSCAHGIERWRSDCGCRTRPDWHQRWRAPLRAALDWLKAASDALFEEVGARVFHDPWAARDAYVDVVLDRNEAALARFLTVQALRRGDPQDRRTALRLLELQRHAMLMFASDGWFFDEISRVETVQLLRHAARVIQLAGQVDLDGREDRALETSFLDRLRGAESNLPIFRNGETVYDRLVRPAMVDARRAAAHYAIMSLFVEFPDDARLYTYRAARRGLRRLARGPLTLLIGRVEITETLIEQAHSFSFAVLHIGGTDVHCCVAAGWSDDAHATVADALTTVFEGGTVTEVIRRMDEIFGRQFYTLRDLFTEERRQVLARLSEETVAHLEASYRRLYHESRGLMETLRDAEVPVPREFAAAAEFILTADLRRALATPGALGATAWDALVELRSWGLALPAEEFEPLLRERIERRLRDANGLFLVENLADVDRTLDFARDAGITVNLWQAQNLFEERFAPRLGEAGAAAEGAARVALEATAARLYFNLDALRLRAEGGPATAHGPTEY; encoded by the coding sequence GTGAGCGCGTTGATCTGCATCCACGGGCATTTCTACCAGCCCTCGCGCGAGAACCCCTGGCTGGAGCACGTGGAGGTGGACGACTCTGCGGCGCCCTACCACGACTGGAACGCGCGCATCGCCGCCGAGTGCTACGCGCCCAACGCCGCCGCACGGATCCTCGACGCGCAGGGCCTAATCGAGCGTATCGTCAACAACTACTCGGCGATCTCCTTCAACCTGGGACCGGCCCTGGCTGCCTGGCTCGAACACAACGCCCCAGAGGTCTACGGTCAGATCCTGCGCGCGGACCGGGATGGTCTAGCGGCCCTCGGGTACGGTAACGCGATAGCGCACCCCTACACGCATGTAATCCTGCCGCTGGCCTCGCGGCAGGATAAGATGACACAGATCCGATGGGGAATCGCGGACTTCACGCGCCGGTTCGGCCGGCCGCCGGAAGGGATGTGGCTGCCCGAAACCGCGGTGGATCGCGAGACCCTTGCCGTGCTCGCCGAGTGCGGGATTGCCTTCACGATCCTGGCTCCGCATCAGGCGGCGCGCGTGCGCGCGGCCCCTGCCGGTGAATGGGTGGAGGTGCGGCCCGAAGTACTGGACGTCACGCGGGCGTACCTGTGCCGTCCGGCGGCGGGGCTGCGTATCGCCCTGTTCTTCTACGATGGCGCGTTGTCCCGTGAGATCGCGTTTGGCAGCCTGCTGAACAGCGGAGAGGGACTGGCCGGCCGGCTGGCAGGGGTAGCTGCCGACGCCGGGTGGGCAGGCGGCCGGGTGGTGCACGTGGCCACGGACGGCGAGACCTACGGCCACCACCACCGTTTCGGGGAGATGGCTCTGGCGTACGCGGCCGAGGTGTTCGAGCGCAACGGTAGCGGGCGCCTCACGAACTACGCCGCGTTCCTGGCAGATCACCCGCCCACGCACGAGGCGGAAATCCGCGAGCGCACCTCGTGGTCGTGTGCCCACGGCATCGAGCGGTGGCGGTCCGACTGCGGCTGCCGCACCCGACCCGACTGGCACCAGCGCTGGAGGGCGCCGCTGCGCGCGGCCCTGGACTGGCTGAAAGCCGCATCCGACGCGCTGTTCGAGGAGGTCGGCGCCCGGGTATTCCACGACCCGTGGGCCGCGCGCGACGCCTATGTTGACGTGGTGTTGGACCGCAACGAGGCCGCTCTGGCACGGTTCCTGACGGTGCAGGCCCTGCGGCGCGGTGACCCACAGGACCGCCGCACCGCGTTGCGACTGCTGGAGCTCCAGCGGCACGCGATGCTGATGTTTGCCTCCGACGGCTGGTTCTTCGACGAGATCTCGCGGGTCGAGACGGTGCAACTGTTGCGACACGCGGCCCGGGTGATCCAGCTTGCCGGTCAGGTGGACCTTGATGGGCGTGAGGACCGTGCGCTCGAGACATCGTTCCTCGACCGGCTGCGCGGGGCGGAGAGCAACCTGCCGATCTTCCGGAACGGTGAGACCGTCTACGACCGCCTGGTGCGCCCGGCGATGGTGGACGCACGCCGCGCCGCCGCCCACTATGCCATCATGTCGCTCTTTGTGGAGTTCCCGGACGATGCGCGACTGTACACCTACCGCGCGGCGCGTCGGGGACTGCGCCGGCTGGCCCGCGGCCCCCTCACCCTGCTGATCGGGCGCGTCGAGATAACCGAGACGCTGATCGAGCAGGCGCACTCCTTCTCGTTCGCCGTCCTCCACATCGGCGGCACCGACGTCCACTGCTGCGTGGCAGCCGGCTGGAGTGACGACGCCCATGCCACGGTGGCCGACGCGCTGACCACGGTGTTCGAGGGGGGAACGGTTACCGAGGTCATCCGGCGGATGGACGAGATCTTCGGACGGCAGTTCTACACACTGCGCGACCTGTTTACCGAGGAACGGCGCCAGGTGCTGGCCCGCCTCTCGGAGGAGACCGTCGCGCACCTCGAGGCGTCCTACCGGCGGCTCTACCACGAGAGCCGCGGCCTGATGGAGACGCTCCGCGACGCCGAGGTGCCGGTGCCGCGCGAGTTCGCCGCGGCGGCGGAGTTCATCCTGACCGCCGATCTCCGCAGGGCGCTGGCTACGCCGGGCGCACTCGGCGCCACGGCATGGGATGCGCTCGTTGAGCTGCGTTCGTGGGGACTGGCGTTGCCGGCCGAGGAGTTCGAGCCGCTGCTGCGCGAGCGCATCGAGCGCCGCCTGCGCGACGCCAACGGGCTCTTTCTCGTGGAGAACTTGGCGGACGTGGACCGCACGCTCGACTTCGCCCGCGACGCCGGCATCACCGTTAACCTGTGGCAGGCCCAGAACCTGTTCGAGGAACGGTTCGCCCCGCGGCTGGGCGAGGCGGGCGCAGCCGCCGAAGGGGCCGCTCGGGTCGCCCTGGAAGCCACGGCCGCGCGCCTTTACTTCAACCTGGACGCGCTGCGGTTGCGGGCTGAGGGCGGTCCAGCCACGGCGCACGGCCCGACAGAATATTGA
- a CDS encoding metalloregulator ArsR/SmtB family transcription factor, whose translation MKTIEDRPAEVACCPECGCRSHADLLDRAAVDAGAALLAALGDPVRLGIVELLARHARMCVCDIAGAFPVGQPTISHHLRLLREAGLVDVVRRGNWAFYGLRREALKQVARQILDLM comes from the coding sequence ATGAAGACCATCGAGGATCGCCCTGCCGAGGTCGCCTGCTGTCCTGAGTGCGGGTGCCGATCTCACGCCGACCTCCTGGACCGCGCCGCGGTGGATGCCGGCGCAGCCCTGCTTGCAGCGCTGGGCGACCCGGTCCGCCTGGGCATCGTCGAGCTCCTTGCCCGTCACGCCAGGATGTGCGTCTGCGACATCGCTGGGGCGTTCCCGGTCGGCCAGCCTACAATCTCGCACCACCTGCGGCTGCTGCGCGAGGCCGGGCTGGTGGACGTAGTGCGCCGGGGAAACTGGGCTTTCTACGGTCTGCGCCGGGAAGCACTGAAGCAGGTGGCCCGGCAGATCCTGGACCTGATGTGA
- the arsM gene encoding arsenite methyltransferase has translation MPEHLDGFLIVCEDGRLVATAGLEDHGTVGILRSVAVVPGCRGRGVAATLVRAIIGRSHAKGHEALYLLTNAAEFYFERFGFQRVERAQVHPAGLASGQFVEKACEQSTVMVLEHKRSGRVSMNEHAIREAVRERYARAATAGTPCCEGTRHSGTAASCCDGVEQRVTPTSCCAPAPITFADGRAVPEEIVGTSLGCGAPIEAAALKPGETVVDLGSGAGLDALLAASLVGPSGRAIGVDMTPEMIAKARANASRLGAANVEFRLGEIEHLPLPDACADVLVSNCVINLLPDKRPAFSEAFRVLRPGGRLVVSDIVSAAPVPDEFKTPELWSACLAGALPEADYLGLIAGAGFTSVEVLSKRGWNAAGLFSATVRAVKPKGV, from the coding sequence GTGCCCGAGCATCTCGACGGATTCCTCATCGTCTGCGAGGACGGCCGGCTTGTGGCGACGGCTGGATTGGAGGATCATGGCACCGTCGGGATCCTGCGCTCAGTCGCGGTCGTGCCCGGCTGCCGCGGCCGCGGGGTCGCGGCGACGCTCGTGCGCGCGATCATCGGCCGATCCCACGCGAAGGGGCACGAGGCCCTCTACCTGCTTACGAATGCCGCCGAGTTCTACTTCGAGCGGTTCGGCTTCCAACGGGTCGAGCGGGCGCAGGTCCACCCTGCGGGGCTCGCATCGGGACAGTTCGTTGAGAAGGCCTGCGAGCAATCCACGGTAATGGTGCTGGAGCACAAACGATCAGGGAGGGTTTCTATGAACGAGCACGCGATCCGCGAAGCAGTGCGAGAACGCTACGCCCGCGCCGCAACGGCCGGAACGCCATGTTGCGAGGGGACCAGGCACAGCGGCACAGCGGCTTCCTGCTGCGACGGGGTCGAGCAGCGTGTCACCCCGACCTCCTGTTGCGCTCCTGCGCCGATCACCTTCGCAGACGGCCGCGCAGTGCCCGAGGAGATCGTCGGCACGTCGCTGGGCTGCGGTGCGCCAATCGAGGCGGCCGCGCTGAAACCCGGTGAGACGGTCGTGGACCTGGGCAGCGGCGCCGGGCTGGACGCTCTCCTGGCGGCGAGCCTGGTTGGACCGAGCGGCCGGGCGATCGGGGTGGACATGACCCCTGAGATGATAGCGAAGGCCCGCGCCAACGCAAGCCGTCTAGGCGCTGCGAACGTTGAGTTCCGGCTGGGAGAGATCGAACACCTGCCGCTGCCCGACGCCTGCGCCGACGTCCTGGTGAGCAACTGCGTCATCAACCTGCTGCCGGACAAACGGCCGGCGTTCTCCGAGGCGTTCCGCGTGCTGCGGCCGGGTGGTCGGCTCGTGGTCTCCGACATCGTGAGCGCCGCCCCGGTGCCCGACGAGTTCAAGACGCCGGAGCTCTGGAGCGCGTGCCTGGCCGGGGCTCTGCCCGAGGCAGACTACCTTGGGCTCATCGCGGGGGCCGGCTTCACCTCGGTCGAGGTGCTATCCAAGCGAGGGTGGAATGCCGCCGGACTGTTCAGCGCGACGGTGCGCGCGGTGAAGCCCAAAGGGGTGTGA
- a CDS encoding transglycosylase SLT domain-containing protein, with product MVARPIALAVVLAGLAVLAAALPAPGIQTNLDSLRAAYLTGRELTRAGTHTVAADAFRTAAAHPTLRTYAQYEAAAALLRAGTTGAASEAASILRSTAPSAPPRLRGRMLALLGEAEMALGRPAQAVVALQAASVLRPGDPEVWLRTGGAAASAGRQDLARRAYARAAWSFPGHGAEVRARKALSALLGRPVRTGDIDAESRLLRGRRLAQDGEWEQAAVEFRAVVTAATLSASRSVAGEAWYRLGEIYMHSDQRAAHDAFRRAARNGRNTAGAWYWAALTARRVGLTAQAREAASALLRSAPAGFWVARFWLDAGRRAESDRRGIEATAHYRRAIAAAPGSGEAAEARWRLGWVALGAGRHVDAEAAFREAARIAPWRSEAARAWYWAAKTLEARGQRSGDVGALLRMVAEQYPLTFYGQRARARLGLPTPVLPAAPPSTPDASASTAATPTHEELARLGQDADASEAAEDSLGARPGRRDLRVVRFLAETYGRLGEVRRSVAHAEEALAGGVRDQTAWRLAYPKAYWPAVAPAAQAAGIDPLLLLALVREESRYDALAISPARAVGLAQILPTTAKAMTGDPSLTVHRLKDPATNLTLGARYLRLQLDRFDGDMRLALAAYNAGPGAARRWRNLDTDPDYFIEKIGYAETRAYVRRVLGSYGVYRIVW from the coding sequence GTGGTTGCACGCCCGATAGCCCTGGCGGTCGTCCTGGCAGGGCTGGCCGTCCTCGCCGCGGCGCTGCCCGCGCCCGGTATCCAGACCAACCTCGACTCGCTGCGCGCCGCCTACCTTACCGGGCGCGAGCTGACCAGGGCAGGCACCCACACGGTCGCGGCCGACGCGTTCAGGACCGCGGCTGCGCATCCCACGTTGCGGACCTACGCGCAGTATGAGGCGGCGGCCGCGCTGCTTCGGGCCGGCACCACGGGTGCCGCATCTGAGGCGGCCTCGATCCTCCGATCCACCGCACCCTCTGCCCCCCCACGCCTGCGCGGCCGGATGCTGGCCTTGCTAGGCGAGGCCGAGATGGCCCTCGGCCGTCCTGCACAGGCGGTCGTCGCGCTGCAGGCCGCGTCCGTTCTGCGGCCGGGCGATCCTGAGGTTTGGCTGCGAACGGGTGGCGCGGCCGCCTCCGCGGGCCGTCAGGACCTAGCGCGCCGCGCCTACGCTCGGGCTGCCTGGTCGTTCCCCGGACACGGCGCCGAGGTGCGGGCCCGCAAGGCGTTGTCGGCGCTGCTCGGCCGACCGGTCCGGACCGGCGACATTGACGCGGAGTCGAGGCTGCTACGCGGCAGGCGCCTCGCGCAGGACGGCGAGTGGGAGCAGGCCGCGGTCGAGTTTCGCGCAGTGGTAACCGCAGCAACCCTCAGCGCGTCGCGCAGCGTGGCCGGCGAAGCATGGTACCGCCTGGGTGAGATCTACATGCATTCCGACCAGCGCGCCGCGCACGACGCGTTCCGGCGGGCAGCCCGCAACGGCCGGAACACGGCTGGCGCCTGGTACTGGGCGGCCCTGACCGCCAGGCGGGTCGGCCTGACCGCGCAAGCGCGGGAGGCCGCGTCCGCGCTGCTGCGGTCGGCGCCCGCTGGGTTCTGGGTCGCCCGCTTCTGGCTCGATGCGGGCAGGCGCGCCGAATCCGACCGCCGAGGAATTGAAGCCACCGCGCACTACCGTCGCGCGATCGCGGCCGCGCCGGGCTCAGGAGAAGCAGCGGAGGCGCGCTGGCGGCTGGGATGGGTCGCGCTGGGTGCCGGGCGGCATGTCGACGCGGAGGCAGCCTTCCGCGAGGCCGCGCGGATCGCGCCGTGGCGCAGCGAGGCTGCTCGCGCCTGGTACTGGGCCGCGAAGACGCTGGAGGCCCGCGGTCAACGGTCTGGCGACGTGGGAGCGCTGCTCCGCATGGTCGCCGAGCAATACCCGCTCACGTTCTACGGCCAGCGCGCCAGGGCACGACTGGGGCTGCCCACACCAGTGCTTCCCGCCGCGCCGCCCAGCACACCCGATGCGTCCGCGAGCACCGCTGCTACTCCCACCCACGAGGAACTCGCCCGCCTGGGCCAGGACGCCGATGCCTCGGAGGCAGCAGAGGACTCCCTGGGCGCGCGCCCAGGCCGGCGTGACCTGCGCGTGGTGCGATTTCTGGCCGAGACCTACGGCCGTCTGGGCGAAGTGCGCCGGTCGGTCGCGCACGCGGAAGAGGCGCTCGCCGGAGGGGTGCGCGACCAGACCGCCTGGCGCCTGGCCTATCCGAAGGCCTATTGGCCCGCGGTAGCACCTGCTGCACAGGCGGCGGGCATTGATCCCCTGCTGCTGCTCGCGCTTGTGCGCGAGGAGAGCCGCTACGATGCGTTAGCTATCTCACCGGCGCGTGCCGTGGGCCTGGCCCAGATCCTGCCGACGACCGCGAAGGCGATGACCGGCGATCCGTCACTCACCGTGCACCGCCTCAAAGATCCGGCCACCAACCTGACGCTGGGCGCCCGGTACCTGCGCCTCCAACTCGACCGGTTCGACGGCGACATGCGACTGGCGTTGGCGGCCTACAACGCAGGGCCCGGCGCTGCGCGCCGGTGGAGGAACCTGGATACCGATCCCGACTACTTCATCGAGAAGATCGGCTACGCCGAGACCCGCGCCTACGTGCGCCGGGTGCTGGGATCGTACGGCGTCTACAGGATTGTGTGGTAG
- a CDS encoding 4Fe-4S binding protein translates to MRAYEYLADALDRLPNGFPRTATGVEIRILEKIFSPQEASLASQLSGKLEAPDEIARRTGLPPEEAGTQLFQLARRGLVWFDKQDGGPRFRLAPFVVGIYEAQLDRMDHELAHLVEEYLVNGGAAGIMQPLPALHRVVPAQGALKSEWILPYDDVRAFLLSARAFNVRDCICRLQQDRLGRRCNFPLNICLSFSSKERSPQPGDISQDEALALLERSEEIGLVHTVSNVIAGVGYVCNCCGCCCALLRGIVEWGIENSVAHANYYAVIDPEVCAGCGTCVARCQVHAIADQNGASVVNRERCIGCGLCVTGCPTGASGLQRKPEAEIVRPPADFAAWEQERLRNRGLID, encoded by the coding sequence ATGCGTGCTTACGAATACCTTGCCGACGCCCTGGACAGGCTTCCAAACGGCTTCCCCAGGACAGCCACCGGGGTCGAGATCCGGATCTTAGAGAAGATCTTCTCGCCCCAAGAGGCCTCCCTGGCCAGTCAGCTATCCGGCAAGCTGGAGGCCCCTGACGAGATCGCCCGCCGCACCGGCCTGCCCCCTGAAGAAGCCGGCACGCAGTTGTTCCAGTTGGCGCGACGCGGCCTGGTCTGGTTCGACAAACAGGATGGCGGGCCGCGCTTTCGGCTGGCCCCCTTCGTCGTCGGCATCTACGAGGCCCAACTGGACCGCATGGACCACGAACTCGCACACCTGGTGGAGGAATACCTCGTCAACGGGGGTGCTGCCGGGATCATGCAGCCACTGCCTGCCCTGCACCGCGTCGTACCTGCTCAGGGCGCGCTCAAGTCCGAGTGGATTCTTCCGTACGACGACGTGCGCGCATTCCTCCTGTCTGCCAGGGCATTCAACGTCCGCGACTGCATCTGTCGCCTCCAGCAGGACCGCCTTGGCCGGCGGTGTAACTTCCCGCTGAACATCTGCCTCAGTTTCTCGTCGAAGGAGCGCTCTCCCCAACCGGGAGACATATCGCAGGATGAGGCGCTGGCCCTCCTGGAGCGCAGCGAGGAGATCGGCCTGGTTCACACGGTCAGCAACGTAATCGCAGGCGTGGGCTACGTCTGCAACTGCTGCGGCTGCTGCTGTGCCCTGTTGCGCGGGATCGTGGAGTGGGGTATTGAGAACTCGGTCGCCCACGCCAACTACTACGCGGTCATTGACCCTGAAGTATGTGCGGGCTGTGGAACCTGCGTCGCTCGCTGTCAGGTGCACGCCATTGCCGATCAGAATGGGGCATCCGTCGTGAACCGGGAGCGTTGCATCGGCTGCGGGTTGTGCGTCACAGGATGCCCCACCGGGGCGTCCGGCCTCCAGCGTAAGCCGGAGGCGGAGATTGTTCGCCCGCCTGCCGATTTCGCCGCCTGGGAGCAGGAGCGGTTGCGCAACCGCGGGCTGATTGACTAG
- a CDS encoding DUF1926 domain-containing protein — protein sequence MPRLTLGLALHNHQPVGNFHSVFAQAYDEAYEPMVGALERHPAVRVALHYSGPLLDWLLREHPDLIERIRALVARGQAEIMTGGYYEPILPIIPDRDKHGQILKMTAAVRDLFGYEATGLWLAERVWEPHLPKALAAAGVTYTIVDDTHFQHVGLSSGELAGYFITEEGGAPLRIFPSAKALRYRIPWATVETLMAWLRGQAADEDRILVMGDDGEKFGLWPGTRALCWERGWIEAFFSALEGARPWLAVVPPGEWIRQHPPQGRIYLPTASYDEMTEWALPPEGAARLPVLKHDLEAEGRTDLLPFLRGGYWRHFLVKYPEVNTLHKTMLRVSRKVWRMRPGQRRDAALVHLWQAQCNCPYWHGVFGGIYLGHIRSANYSHLIAAERLADRGRKPRRWVDARIEDLDGDGWDEVLLRSDAQVLTVDPGEGGSVVAWDVREAGVNLVNVMTRRLEGYHGMLRRALARGEAVLATTDNVETIHTSRVRVKEWGLDRHLVYDWYRRSSFLDHFLQPGGSPEAFARGGVRELGDFVNQPFGVETRHAPGEIAVHLARDGHVWVGGMHASVRVEKVLTLRAGAPGLEVCYRIANRSTLIVSAEFAVETCWGTSGPDAVVSAGPSAVAAGPPTGLPVPAAHRVGEIGRFDRIGGFTLRDAGWGLDVEVALPPAALWVVPIEVVSASEAGFERTFQGASLLVVWPMRVEPGEVWEGTLSFEVQSPA from the coding sequence ATGCCACGCCTAACCCTCGGGCTGGCACTGCACAACCACCAGCCGGTGGGCAACTTCCACTCGGTTTTCGCGCAGGCCTACGACGAGGCGTACGAGCCGATGGTCGGCGCGCTCGAGCGGCACCCCGCGGTGCGCGTGGCGCTGCACTACTCAGGCCCGCTGCTGGACTGGCTGCTTAGGGAGCATCCGGATCTGATCGAGCGCATCCGCGCGCTTGTGGCGCGCGGCCAGGCGGAGATCATGACCGGCGGCTACTACGAGCCGATCCTGCCGATTATCCCGGACCGCGACAAGCACGGCCAGATCCTCAAGATGACCGCGGCGGTGCGCGACCTCTTTGGCTACGAGGCCACGGGGTTGTGGCTTGCGGAGCGCGTCTGGGAGCCCCACCTGCCCAAGGCGCTGGCAGCCGCCGGGGTCACCTACACCATTGTGGACGACACGCACTTCCAGCACGTGGGCCTGTCCTCCGGCGAGTTGGCCGGCTACTTCATCACCGAGGAGGGCGGTGCGCCGCTGCGCATCTTCCCCAGCGCCAAGGCGCTTCGGTACCGCATCCCCTGGGCCACGGTGGAGACGCTGATGGCCTGGCTGCGCGGCCAGGCGGCAGACGAGGATCGGATCCTGGTCATGGGAGACGATGGCGAGAAGTTCGGGTTGTGGCCGGGCACGCGCGCGCTGTGCTGGGAACGCGGCTGGATCGAGGCGTTCTTCTCGGCGCTGGAGGGCGCCCGCCCCTGGCTGGCTGTGGTCCCGCCCGGGGAGTGGATCCGGCAGCACCCACCGCAGGGGCGCATCTACCTGCCGACCGCTTCCTACGATGAGATGACCGAGTGGGCGCTGCCCCCAGAGGGCGCCGCACGGCTGCCCGTGCTCAAGCACGACCTGGAGGCGGAGGGTCGCACCGACCTGCTGCCGTTCCTGCGGGGCGGCTACTGGCGCCACTTTCTGGTGAAGTACCCCGAGGTCAACACGCTGCACAAGACAATGCTGCGGGTCAGCCGCAAGGTGTGGCGGATGCGGCCCGGCCAACGACGTGATGCGGCGCTGGTTCACCTCTGGCAGGCACAGTGCAACTGCCCCTACTGGCACGGCGTCTTCGGCGGCATCTACCTGGGGCACATTCGCTCGGCGAACTACTCGCACCTGATCGCCGCGGAGCGGCTGGCCGACCGCGGCCGGAAGCCGCGGCGATGGGTGGATGCGCGTATCGAGGATCTCGACGGCGACGGATGGGACGAGGTGCTGCTCAGGTCCGACGCGCAGGTACTGACCGTTGATCCTGGCGAGGGCGGCAGCGTGGTCGCATGGGACGTGCGCGAGGCCGGCGTGAACCTGGTCAACGTCATGACCCGCCGGCTCGAGGGCTACCATGGAATGTTGCGAAGGGCGCTGGCGCGCGGCGAGGCCGTGCTCGCGACCACCGACAATGTGGAGACGATCCACACCTCACGCGTGCGGGTGAAGGAATGGGGGCTGGACCGCCACCTGGTCTACGACTGGTACAGGCGGTCGAGCTTCCTGGACCACTTCCTGCAGCCGGGCGGCAGCCCCGAGGCCTTCGCCCGGGGCGGGGTGCGCGAGCTGGGCGACTTTGTGAACCAGCCGTTCGGGGTGGAGACCCGGCACGCGCCGGGAGAGATTGCCGTGCACCTGGCCCGCGACGGCCACGTGTGGGTGGGTGGGATGCACGCGTCTGTCCGCGTCGAGAAGGTTCTGACGCTGCGCGCAGGCGCACCAGGGCTGGAGGTATGCTACCGCATCGCGAACCGCAGCACGCTGATCGTGAGCGCGGAGTTCGCGGTGGAAACCTGCTGGGGAACGTCGGGCCCTGACGCGGTGGTGTCGGCCGGACCGTCTGCGGTGGCGGCGGGGCCGCCCACGGGGTTGCCTGTACCCGCCGCACACCGCGTGGGCGAGATCGGGCGCTTCGACAGGATCGGCGGCTTCACGCTGCGCGATGCGGGATGGGGACTCGATGTAGAGGTTGCGCTGCCGCCGGCCGCGCTGTGGGTCGTCCCGATCGAGGTTGTCTCGGCTTCCGAGGCCGGCTTCGAGCGCACCTTCCAGGGCGCCTCGCTGCTGGTTGTCTGGCCGATGCGGGTGGAGCCAGGGGAGGTGTGGGAGGGCACATTGTCCTTCGAGGTTCAATCGCCGGCCTGA
- a CDS encoding FAD-binding oxidoreductase: MIADPLKLAPRFEALLGAEWVTVAGTSRWTVEGLTPGLAVRPGDAEQVGAILRLCGESGAAVVPWGGGTAIEVGNAPRAAHVVLLTDRLSGLVEHDAANLTATVGAGMTLGELEGVISTGGQFFPLEPPRAESATAGGAVAANLNGPRRAYCGSTRDLVIGARAAQADGTLIKAGGKTVKNVAGYDMCKLLVGSLGTLGVLTELTLRLLPVPEFSRTVAIWGADPSDLLRLSGRVLASLLLPAAVTVVDAVAAGALGRNAAGLLVRATGFEAAVARQVRDVTAWAAQAALDVETLEGEAEGALWRTIRDFAWQGDGIAIRVAVPSGEVPPVLARLRSIAPDSTGVVAHTASGTIWIHADPAGFTAAALGALREISVGHSGNMLVARAPRDLKAAGDVWAPAPQVRTLEIMRAIKQAFDPNGILNPGRFVAGL, translated from the coding sequence ATGATCGCCGACCCCCTGAAGTTGGCTCCCAGGTTCGAGGCGCTGCTGGGCGCGGAGTGGGTGACGGTTGCCGGCACCTCCCGATGGACCGTGGAAGGTCTGACCCCAGGCCTCGCGGTTCGGCCGGGGGACGCCGAGCAGGTGGGCGCGATCCTGCGGCTCTGCGGTGAGTCCGGAGCCGCGGTTGTGCCCTGGGGTGGGGGCACCGCGATCGAGGTCGGGAATGCTCCTCGCGCCGCACACGTGGTGCTGCTGACCGACCGGCTATCAGGACTCGTCGAGCACGACGCCGCGAATCTGACCGCGACGGTTGGGGCGGGAATGACGCTGGGCGAGCTGGAGGGCGTGATCTCCACCGGGGGGCAGTTCTTCCCGCTGGAGCCCCCGCGCGCCGAGAGTGCTACCGCGGGCGGCGCGGTGGCGGCCAACCTGAACGGCCCCCGCCGCGCGTACTGCGGTTCGACGCGCGACCTGGTCATCGGCGCGAGGGCTGCGCAGGCGGACGGTACGCTGATCAAGGCAGGGGGCAAGACCGTCAAGAATGTCGCGGGCTACGACATGTGCAAGCTGCTCGTCGGTTCACTGGGTACGCTGGGCGTTCTAACCGAGCTGACACTTAGGCTCCTCCCGGTGCCCGAGTTCTCGCGCACGGTGGCGATCTGGGGCGCCGATCCCTCGGACCTTCTGCGTCTGTCCGGCCGCGTGCTGGCATCACTGCTGCTGCCGGCAGCGGTCACGGTGGTAGACGCGGTCGCAGCCGGCGCGCTCGGCCGGAACGCCGCGGGCCTGCTGGTGCGCGCGACGGGTTTTGAGGCTGCGGTGGCCCGGCAGGTGCGCGATGTTACAGCATGGGCGGCGCAGGCGGCTCTCGACGTCGAGACGCTGGAAGGCGAGGCCGAGGGTGCGCTCTGGCGGACAATCCGAGACTTTGCCTGGCAGGGGGACGGCATCGCGATCCGCGTTGCCGTACCCTCGGGCGAGGTCCCGCCGGTGCTGGCCCGCCTGCGTTCGATCGCGCCCGACTCAACGGGTGTCGTGGCACACACGGCGAGTGGGACCATCTGGATCCATGCTGATCCCGCCGGCTTCACCGCTGCTGCGCTGGGCGCGCTGAGAGAGATCTCGGTGGGCCACTCTGGGAACATGCTTGTTGCGCGCGCGCCGCGCGATTTGAAGGCCGCCGGCGACGTCTGGGCACCCGCTCCCCAGGTGAGGACGCTCGAGATCATGCGCGCGATCAAGCAGGCGTTTGACCCCAACGGCATCCTCAATCCCGGCCGGTTCGTGGCAGGGCTGTGA